One Arthrobacter sp. FW306-07-I genomic window carries:
- the rplS gene encoding 50S ribosomal protein L19, with amino-acid sequence MHILDSVDAASLRNDVPEFRAGDTLKVHVNIIEGKNTRVQVFQGFVLGRQGDGVRETFTVRKVSFGVGVERTFPVHSPIIEKIEVVTKGDVRRAKLYYMRALRGKAAKIKEKRDFSSAK; translated from the coding sequence ATGCATATTCTCGACTCCGTCGATGCAGCCTCGCTGCGCAACGATGTTCCCGAGTTCCGCGCGGGCGACACCCTCAAGGTGCACGTGAACATCATCGAAGGCAAGAACACCCGTGTCCAGGTCTTCCAGGGCTTCGTCCTGGGCCGCCAGGGCGATGGCGTTCGCGAAACCTTCACCGTCCGCAAGGTTTCCTTCGGTGTCGGCGTGGAGCGTACCTTCCCGGTGCACTCCCCGATCATCGAAAAGATCGAGGTTGTCACCAAGGGTGACGTCCGCCGCGCCAAGCTGTACTACATGCGTGCACTGCGCGGTAAGGCCGCCAAGATCAAGGAAAAGCGCGACTTCAGCTCCGCCAAGTAA
- the lepB gene encoding signal peptidase I, translating into MPENHARKPEPRHDGASETPAVQASSTSAPGEDPESTAPVHRRNRAESKAAGNPFLGWLKEIATVVVIAVVLSFLIKTFLFRAFFIPSESMVNTLDVDDRIFVNLLVPEPFALSRGDVVVFRDTKGWLPPAPAKAQGPFTWVQDGLTFVGLLPDNSEQHLVKRVIGLPGDHVVCCDAGGKLTLNGTSLDETYINPAEVPQVRNFDVTVPEGKVWVMGDNRNHSADSRAHMETDGGFIDLKDLEGKAAVIAWPLNRIKTLDNYPDVFKNVPAAK; encoded by the coding sequence ATGCCCGAGAACCACGCGCGGAAACCTGAACCGCGCCACGACGGCGCTTCAGAAACGCCCGCCGTCCAGGCCTCCTCCACGTCGGCTCCGGGGGAGGATCCGGAGTCAACCGCACCCGTCCACCGGCGGAACCGGGCGGAGTCCAAGGCTGCCGGCAACCCCTTCCTCGGGTGGCTGAAGGAAATCGCCACGGTGGTGGTCATCGCGGTGGTGCTGTCCTTCCTCATCAAGACCTTCCTCTTCCGGGCATTCTTCATCCCCTCCGAATCCATGGTGAACACCCTGGACGTGGACGACCGCATCTTCGTCAACCTCCTGGTCCCGGAACCGTTTGCCCTGAGCCGCGGGGATGTTGTGGTGTTCCGTGACACCAAGGGATGGCTGCCTCCGGCACCGGCCAAGGCACAGGGCCCGTTCACCTGGGTCCAGGACGGCCTCACGTTCGTTGGCCTCCTGCCGGACAACTCGGAGCAGCACCTGGTCAAGCGCGTCATCGGACTGCCGGGCGACCACGTGGTTTGCTGTGACGCCGGCGGTAAACTGACCCTTAACGGAACCTCGCTCGACGAGACCTACATCAATCCCGCCGAGGTGCCGCAGGTCCGCAACTTTGACGTCACCGTCCCGGAAGGCAAGGTGTGGGTGATGGGTGACAACCGGAACCACTCCGCCGATTCGCGCGCCCATATGGAGACCGACGGCGGATTCATCGACCTCAAGGATCTGGAAGGCAAGGCCGCCGTGATCGCGTGGCCGCTGAACAGGATCAAGACCTTGGACAACTACCCGGACGTGTTCAAGAACGTCCCGGCGGCGAAGTGA
- the dprA gene encoding DNA-processing protein DprA — MEPQDTAGLALVQIAGAIDALRIATGQISAGPDLEREITLLLADSGAGGSWAGLAAALKRWQPRLPDLAPERDLATMARLGGRLIIPGDELWPVQLADLGIQEPICLWWRGQQQPLPAVDKCIALVGSRDSTSYGAAVTGDLAYSLAQRGFTVVSGGAYGIDAHAHRAALAGGSAAVPTIAVMAGGVDRFYPSGNDDLLRSVANQGAVLAEVPPGSAPTRFRFLQRNRLIAALSAVTVVVEARWRSGALNTAHHAETLGRAVGAVPGSVHSANSAGCHRLLRDGGAVCVTDAAEVAELASPSGTALPEQRTAEAAVQDGLTLEDLILLDALPLRSTTSVEKLSAVAGLGQDSVRAGLGRLGLLGLAVSERGGWKRGRG, encoded by the coding sequence ATGGAGCCGCAGGATACGGCCGGCCTGGCCCTCGTTCAGATCGCCGGGGCAATTGACGCCCTGCGCATCGCCACCGGCCAGATATCGGCAGGTCCCGACCTGGAGCGCGAGATCACCCTTCTGCTGGCGGACAGTGGTGCCGGCGGAAGCTGGGCGGGGCTGGCCGCCGCGCTGAAGCGCTGGCAGCCACGGCTTCCCGACCTTGCGCCGGAACGCGACCTTGCCACCATGGCACGCCTTGGTGGCCGTCTCATCATTCCAGGCGATGAGCTGTGGCCGGTCCAACTCGCGGACTTGGGAATCCAGGAGCCCATCTGTCTCTGGTGGCGCGGCCAGCAGCAGCCGTTGCCGGCCGTGGACAAATGCATCGCCCTTGTGGGATCAAGGGACAGCACCAGCTATGGAGCAGCCGTCACAGGGGATCTCGCGTACTCGCTGGCGCAGCGCGGCTTTACCGTGGTTTCAGGCGGAGCCTACGGGATTGATGCCCACGCCCACCGGGCAGCGCTTGCCGGTGGCTCCGCCGCCGTCCCCACCATCGCCGTCATGGCCGGGGGAGTGGACCGGTTCTATCCATCGGGCAACGATGATTTGCTGCGTTCTGTGGCAAACCAGGGCGCGGTACTGGCCGAGGTGCCGCCTGGGTCGGCACCGACCCGCTTCCGGTTCCTGCAACGGAACCGCCTGATAGCTGCCCTCTCCGCGGTGACCGTGGTGGTGGAGGCACGCTGGCGCTCAGGAGCACTCAACACGGCCCACCACGCCGAAACCCTGGGCCGCGCCGTCGGTGCCGTTCCCGGCTCGGTCCACAGCGCCAATTCCGCCGGCTGCCACCGCCTGCTTCGGGACGGGGGTGCCGTCTGCGTCACCGATGCAGCCGAGGTGGCCGAGTTGGCTTCACCCAGCGGAACGGCCCTGCCGGAACAGCGTACGGCGGAAGCCGCAGTGCAGGACGGGCTGACCCTGGAGGACCTGATCCTGCTGGACGCGCTGCCGCTGCGTTCCACCACTTCCGTGGAAAAGCTTTCGGCGGTGGCGGGCCTTGGCCAGGATTCGGTCCGGGCAGGACTGGGGAGGCTGGGGCTGCTTGGACTCGCTGTCTCCGAGCGGGGCGGGTGGAAACGCGGCAGGGGATGA
- the trmD gene encoding tRNA (guanosine(37)-N1)-methyltransferase TrmD, translated as MRIDVVSIFPEYLAPLELSLIGKARQDGILDLHVHDLRSFTADKHRSVDDTPYGGGAGMVMKPEPWAQALTAVAEGRPDPQRKPVLIVPSPAGERFTQALAYELAEEQHLAFACGRYEGIDERVIEWAQEHFTVRPVSLGDYVLNGGEVAVLAMVEAIGRLLPGVVGNPESLVEESHSDGLLEYPVYTKPSVWRDREVPPVLLSGNHGRIAQWRRHEQYRRTAERRPDLLQGFDAGSLPRADRSELHNLGYDVVDGRLVRRPEPDAAQEG; from the coding sequence ATGCGGATCGACGTCGTCAGCATCTTTCCTGAATACCTTGCCCCGCTGGAACTCTCGCTGATCGGCAAGGCCCGCCAGGATGGAATCCTGGACCTGCACGTCCACGACCTGCGCAGCTTCACCGCTGACAAGCACCGTTCCGTGGACGACACCCCGTACGGCGGTGGCGCTGGAATGGTCATGAAGCCCGAGCCCTGGGCGCAGGCCCTCACCGCCGTGGCGGAAGGGCGCCCGGATCCGCAGCGCAAGCCCGTGCTCATCGTTCCGTCCCCTGCGGGCGAGCGGTTCACCCAGGCCCTAGCCTATGAACTGGCGGAGGAGCAGCATCTGGCGTTTGCGTGCGGGCGGTACGAAGGCATCGATGAACGCGTCATCGAATGGGCGCAGGAACACTTCACCGTCCGCCCCGTCAGCCTGGGCGACTATGTGCTCAATGGCGGGGAAGTGGCCGTCCTTGCCATGGTGGAGGCCATCGGCCGCCTGCTCCCCGGCGTTGTCGGCAATCCCGAGTCCCTAGTGGAGGAATCCCACTCCGACGGGCTCCTGGAATACCCGGTCTACACCAAGCCTTCGGTCTGGCGGGACCGCGAAGTGCCGCCGGTGCTCCTCAGCGGCAACCATGGCAGGATCGCCCAGTGGCGCCGCCACGAACAGTACCGCAGGACGGCTGAGCGCCGCCCGGACCTCCTGCAGGGGTTCGACGCCGGCAGCCTCCCACGTGCCGACCGCAGCGAATTGCACAACCTGGGCTACGACGTCGTGGACGGCCGCCTGGTCCGCCGCCCGGAACCGGACGCCGCACAGGAGGGTTAA
- a CDS encoding YifB family Mg chelatase-like AAA ATPase — protein sequence MALGRTYSIALVGLNGYLVEVEADIGQTLPAFVILGLPDASLNEAKERIRSAAKNSGIPLSRRKITANLIPASLPKRGSGFDLAVTMAVLRAANDIKPTGRTVFIAELGLDGRLRPVRGILPAVMASVQAGYSEIVVAQANFAEASLVPGASVRGYRTLARLALDFGADPQELALDFEPDDSDDDADGASPPGPCPDMADVSGQGDARRALEVAAAGAHHLLLTGPPGAGKTMLAERLPGLLPDLGDQESMEVTAIHSLCGLPASAVQLLRRPPFENPHHSATAAAIIGGGSGLPRPGAASRAHRGVLFLDEAPEYERRVLDALRQPLESGELVIHRSAGTAAYPARFQLVLAANPCPCGKASGKGLDCTCTPMMRRRYLARMSGPLLDRVDIQLQVERVSLAEFGQAGTEEDTASIARRVLDARARQAERLHCFGLETNSQVPGRVLRGVLRLPAGATRILDQSLERGVLTARGYDRVLRLAWTLADLGHRDAPDTNDIGQALGLRQAAAVAA from the coding sequence ATGGCGCTTGGCCGCACCTACTCCATCGCCCTGGTGGGACTGAATGGCTACCTGGTCGAGGTCGAGGCGGACATCGGCCAGACGCTGCCGGCGTTTGTCATTTTGGGCCTGCCGGATGCTTCGCTGAACGAGGCCAAGGAGCGTATCCGTTCCGCCGCCAAGAACTCCGGCATCCCGCTTAGCCGCAGGAAGATCACCGCCAATCTCATACCCGCCTCGCTGCCCAAGCGGGGATCCGGGTTCGACCTCGCCGTGACCATGGCGGTGCTCCGGGCAGCGAACGACATCAAGCCCACCGGACGCACTGTCTTCATCGCTGAGCTGGGACTCGATGGAAGGCTGCGGCCCGTCCGTGGCATTCTGCCTGCAGTCATGGCGTCGGTCCAGGCAGGCTACTCCGAGATCGTGGTGGCACAAGCGAATTTTGCCGAGGCTTCCCTCGTCCCGGGTGCCAGTGTTCGCGGGTACCGCACACTGGCGCGGCTGGCCCTCGACTTCGGCGCTGATCCCCAGGAGCTTGCCCTGGATTTCGAACCGGACGACTCCGACGATGACGCGGATGGTGCTTCGCCGCCGGGGCCGTGTCCGGACATGGCAGATGTCTCCGGCCAAGGCGACGCCCGCAGGGCATTGGAAGTTGCAGCCGCAGGGGCACATCATCTGCTTCTCACTGGGCCGCCGGGTGCGGGCAAGACCATGCTGGCCGAGCGGCTGCCCGGTTTGCTGCCGGATCTTGGCGACCAGGAGTCCATGGAGGTCACCGCCATCCACTCGCTGTGCGGCCTGCCGGCCTCCGCGGTGCAGCTCCTGCGCCGCCCGCCCTTCGAAAACCCACATCATTCAGCCACCGCTGCAGCCATCATCGGCGGCGGCTCGGGTCTGCCCAGGCCGGGCGCTGCGTCCAGGGCCCACCGCGGTGTGCTTTTCCTAGACGAGGCCCCCGAATACGAACGGCGGGTCCTGGATGCCCTGCGCCAGCCGTTGGAGAGCGGAGAACTGGTGATCCACCGGTCTGCGGGCACGGCGGCCTATCCGGCCCGGTTCCAGCTGGTGCTCGCCGCGAATCCCTGCCCCTGCGGCAAGGCCTCGGGGAAGGGCCTGGACTGCACCTGCACGCCTATGATGCGCCGCCGTTACCTCGCCAGGATGTCCGGGCCGCTACTGGACCGGGTGGACATCCAGCTGCAGGTGGAGCGTGTGTCCCTGGCTGAGTTCGGACAGGCCGGTACCGAAGAGGACACCGCATCGATCGCGCGCCGGGTGCTGGACGCCCGTGCCAGACAGGCCGAACGCCTGCACTGCTTCGGCCTCGAGACGAACTCGCAGGTGCCGGGACGGGTCCTGCGTGGTGTCTTGCGGCTCCCGGCAGGTGCCACCCGGATCCTGGACCAGTCCCTGGAACGGGGAGTGCTCACCGCGCGGGGGTATGACCGGGTCCTCCGGCTTGCCTGGACCCTGGCGGACCTGGGGCACCGGGACGCGCCGGACACAAACGACATCGGGCAGGCGTTGGGCCTGCGGCAGGCCGCGGCGGTTGCGGCATGA
- a CDS encoding VOC family protein → MTAAASSQDLLPADLAMGTVMLKVGDMKLMADYYQRALGLEVVAEQDGGLYLGRLGRPLVHLAPAPGLHIPGRGEAGLFHTALLFEDQASLAATVATAAQYEPRSFTGSADHLVSEAFYFTDPEGNGIELYWDRPRSNWSWNGTDVVMDSLALPPQRYLEQYLTEESLEGQRRTTAGVGHVHLQVGDVQAARDFYVGTLGFEKTAGWHGQALFVSAGRYHHHMAMNVWNSRGAGPRKDTLGLGEVLIEVPSGDDVGALADRLKVAGVASHHTGAELRFEDPWRNRIRVAVR, encoded by the coding sequence ATGACCGCAGCAGCCAGCAGCCAGGATCTTCTTCCTGCCGACCTCGCCATGGGCACCGTGATGCTCAAGGTGGGCGACATGAAGCTCATGGCCGACTACTACCAGCGCGCGCTGGGACTCGAGGTGGTGGCTGAGCAGGACGGCGGACTCTACCTTGGCCGGCTCGGCAGGCCGCTGGTCCACCTGGCCCCGGCGCCGGGACTGCATATTCCCGGCAGGGGAGAGGCGGGCCTGTTCCACACCGCCCTGCTGTTCGAAGACCAGGCTTCCCTGGCCGCCACCGTCGCCACGGCCGCCCAGTACGAGCCGCGGTCCTTCACCGGCAGCGCCGACCACTTGGTGAGCGAGGCCTTCTATTTCACCGACCCCGAGGGCAACGGCATTGAACTGTACTGGGACCGCCCGCGCAGCAACTGGTCCTGGAACGGGACGGACGTCGTCATGGACAGCCTTGCCCTCCCGCCGCAGCGCTACCTGGAGCAGTACCTCACCGAAGAGTCGCTGGAAGGCCAGCGCCGGACAACCGCAGGCGTTGGCCACGTGCACCTCCAGGTGGGTGACGTCCAGGCCGCCCGGGACTTCTACGTGGGAACCCTCGGCTTCGAAAAGACGGCCGGCTGGCACGGGCAGGCATTGTTTGTTTCCGCCGGCCGCTACCACCACCACATGGCAATGAACGTCTGGAACAGCCGCGGTGCCGGGCCGCGCAAGGACACCCTGGGGCTCGGTGAGGTGCTGATTGAAGTTCCTTCAGGGGACGACGTCGGGGCGCTGGCGGACCGCCTCAAGGTTGCCGGAGTGGCCTCGCACCACACCGGTGCCGAGCTCCGCTTCGAGGACCCGTGGCGCAACCGGATCCGGGTAGCCGTCCGCTGA
- a CDS encoding amidohydrolase family protein, which translates to MPQVIEFSGPVLTGPDTVRNGLWSVDGRLSFNKPAEEPGRVLHGWVLPGFVDAHCHIGLGPGGPVEAATAAEQALADLNAGTLLVRDAGSPADTRWMQGGRDFPLLIRAGRHIARTRRYLRGFAEEVEPEGLVEAVRKQARDGDGWVKLVGDWIDRGAGDLAPSFPAAVVRDAVQAAHDEGARVTAHCFAEDTLDLMLDAGIDCIEHATGLLPRHLPRFAEQGIPIVPTLINIATFPDIAAQADSKFPRYAAHMRALWERRLERVAEAHAAGVRIFAGTDAGSTIRHGRIADEILELHGAGLPMTAALDAACWAARTWLGAGVLAEGARADAVVCREDPRAVPETIRSLEHVVLGGRIIR; encoded by the coding sequence ATGCCACAAGTGATTGAATTCAGCGGACCGGTCCTGACCGGTCCGGACACCGTCCGGAACGGGCTCTGGTCAGTGGACGGCAGGCTCAGCTTCAACAAGCCTGCGGAGGAGCCGGGCAGGGTCCTCCATGGCTGGGTACTGCCGGGTTTCGTTGACGCGCACTGCCACATCGGGCTGGGACCGGGCGGCCCCGTTGAAGCCGCCACGGCTGCGGAGCAGGCCCTGGCTGACCTCAACGCAGGAACCCTGCTGGTCCGTGACGCCGGTTCACCGGCCGACACCCGCTGGATGCAGGGCGGCAGGGATTTCCCGCTGCTGATCCGTGCCGGGCGGCACATCGCCCGAACGCGGCGCTACCTGCGCGGCTTCGCGGAGGAAGTGGAGCCGGAGGGCCTCGTGGAGGCCGTCCGCAAGCAGGCGCGCGACGGCGACGGCTGGGTCAAGCTGGTGGGGGACTGGATTGACCGCGGCGCCGGTGACCTGGCCCCTTCCTTTCCCGCCGCCGTCGTCCGTGACGCCGTCCAGGCAGCGCATGACGAAGGTGCCCGGGTGACCGCCCACTGTTTCGCCGAGGACACCCTGGACCTGATGCTGGATGCCGGAATCGACTGCATTGAACATGCCACGGGCCTCCTGCCCCGCCACCTGCCCCGGTTCGCCGAACAGGGCATACCGATCGTGCCCACCCTCATCAATATCGCCACCTTTCCGGACATCGCGGCGCAGGCGGATTCCAAGTTCCCGCGCTACGCCGCCCACATGCGCGCCCTGTGGGAACGCAGGCTGGAACGGGTGGCCGAGGCCCACGCAGCCGGCGTGCGCATCTTTGCCGGAACCGATGCCGGCAGCACAATCCGCCACGGCAGGATCGCGGACGAAATCCTTGAACTGCACGGCGCCGGCCTGCCAATGACTGCAGCACTGGATGCCGCATGCTGGGCCGCCCGGACCTGGCTGGGGGCGGGCGTCCTGGCGGAAGGAGCGCGGGCCGACGCGGTGGTGTGCCGGGAAGACCCCCGGGCCGTGCCGGAGACCATCAGGTCGCTTGAGCATGTGGTGCTGGGCGGCCGCATCATCCGCTGA
- a CDS encoding ribonuclease HII produces the protein MSPAVHASPAIQAAPATKARAASKPAARGAKAPTLRHERTFKAQGVRFLAGVDEVGRGALAGPVSVGIAVVDLERQKPLAGVRDSKLLSPAERERLNPLVRRWSVASAVGHASADEIDSLGIIAALRLAGTRAWGSILDAGTIPDAVLLDGSHNWLSPAEQLSLFDQPVLEAGCEAPVHTKVKADMQCLSVAAASVIAKVERDRMMRELHSEYPTYGWDINKGYATAGHRNVLRAAGPTPYHRVSWRLLGGELQGMDVPDGEEPYED, from the coding sequence ATGTCCCCGGCAGTGCATGCTTCTCCGGCAATACAGGCTGCTCCGGCGACGAAGGCGCGCGCAGCCTCGAAGCCGGCGGCACGTGGTGCCAAGGCGCCCACCCTGCGGCATGAGCGGACCTTCAAGGCCCAGGGCGTGCGATTCCTGGCCGGGGTGGACGAGGTGGGCCGCGGGGCCCTCGCCGGCCCTGTCAGCGTGGGAATCGCCGTCGTCGACCTGGAACGCCAGAAGCCGCTGGCAGGCGTGCGGGACAGCAAACTGCTCAGCCCGGCCGAGCGGGAACGCCTGAATCCCCTGGTGCGGCGGTGGAGCGTCGCCTCAGCGGTGGGGCACGCCAGCGCGGACGAGATCGATTCCCTGGGGATCATTGCCGCCCTGCGGCTGGCGGGAACCCGCGCCTGGGGGAGCATCCTGGACGCCGGAACCATCCCGGACGCTGTGCTGCTGGACGGAAGCCACAACTGGCTTTCCCCGGCGGAACAGCTGTCCCTGTTTGACCAGCCCGTGCTGGAGGCGGGCTGCGAGGCGCCGGTCCACACCAAGGTCAAGGCGGACATGCAGTGCCTCAGCGTGGCCGCCGCCAGTGTCATCGCCAAAGTGGAGCGGGACCGCATGATGCGGGAACTGCACAGTGAGTATCCCACTTATGGATGGGACATCAACAAGGGCTACGCCACCGCTGGCCATCGGAACGTGCTGCGCGCTGCCGGCCCCACGCCCTACCACCGGGTCAGCTGGCGGCTGCTCGGCGGGGAGCTGCAGGGCATGGACGTCCCTGACGGGGAAGAGCCGTACGAAGACTGA
- the rpsP gene encoding 30S ribosomal protein S16 → MAVKIRLKRFGKMRAPYYRIVVADSRTKRDGRAIEEIGKYHPTEEPSYIEVNSERAQYWLSVGAQPSEQVAAILKITGDWQKFKGLPGQEGTLKTKVEKESFVAPEKGSVIIPEAITKKASKSDAAEAPADAEAETTEAE, encoded by the coding sequence GTGGCCGTAAAGATTCGCCTTAAGCGCTTCGGTAAGATGCGCGCACCGTACTACCGCATCGTCGTCGCGGACTCACGCACCAAGCGTGATGGCCGTGCCATCGAGGAGATCGGCAAGTACCACCCCACCGAAGAGCCCTCATACATCGAGGTCAACTCAGAGCGTGCCCAGTACTGGCTGTCCGTCGGCGCCCAGCCGTCCGAGCAGGTTGCCGCGATCCTGAAGATCACCGGTGACTGGCAGAAGTTCAAGGGCCTGCCGGGCCAGGAAGGCACCCTCAAGACCAAGGTCGAGAAGGAATCCTTCGTCGCCCCGGAGAAGGGCTCGGTCATCATCCCGGAAGCCATCACCAAGAAGGCCTCCAAGTCTGACGCTGCCGAGGCCCCTGCCGACGCCGAAGCTGAGACCACCGAGGCTGAGTAG
- a CDS encoding RNA-binding protein — protein MLAEALEHLVRGIVDSPDDVKVSSKNNRRGDTLEVRVHQDDLGRVIGRQGRTARALRTVVAALAGGEPVRVDVVDTDRRR, from the coding sequence TTGCTGGCAGAAGCGCTGGAGCACCTGGTCCGTGGAATCGTCGATTCCCCGGATGACGTCAAGGTCAGTTCGAAGAACAACCGCCGCGGGGATACCCTCGAGGTGCGCGTTCACCAGGATGACCTCGGACGGGTGATCGGCCGCCAGGGCCGCACGGCACGCGCACTGCGCACCGTGGTGGCAGCACTGGCCGGTGGCGAACCGGTACGCGTCGACGTCGTCGACACCGACCGCCGCCGCTGA
- the lepB gene encoding signal peptidase I, with product MHQTKRQPRKKGWRFVVAAALLLAVAISGLVRSLWLDVYFIPSQSMEPLLEGGDRILVSRTDFQSEPIRRGDVVVFDGRGSFAPLNSGKGPFADAAASAPQWLGVAGSDTTYVKRAIGVPGDTVVCCDAAGKVTVNGVPLDEPYVFPGDVPSTQKFSTLVPEGRLWLMGDHRSVSADSRSLLGAPGGGLVPLDRVIGRPVQILWPLDRFAPVARPPATGPTTQNGR from the coding sequence ATGCACCAGACAAAACGCCAGCCCCGCAAAAAGGGCTGGCGTTTTGTCGTTGCAGCGGCGTTGCTCCTTGCTGTTGCCATCAGCGGACTGGTCCGGTCACTGTGGCTGGATGTCTACTTCATCCCCTCGCAGTCCATGGAGCCGCTCCTGGAAGGCGGGGACCGCATCCTGGTATCGCGCACGGACTTCCAGTCCGAACCCATCCGGCGCGGGGACGTTGTCGTCTTTGACGGCCGCGGCAGCTTCGCCCCGCTGAACAGCGGCAAGGGCCCCTTCGCGGACGCCGCGGCGTCCGCCCCGCAGTGGCTCGGCGTCGCCGGCAGCGACACCACCTACGTCAAAAGGGCCATCGGCGTTCCAGGCGACACAGTGGTCTGCTGCGACGCTGCCGGGAAGGTCACCGTCAACGGCGTTCCCCTTGACGAGCCCTATGTTTTTCCGGGGGACGTGCCCAGCACCCAGAAATTCAGCACCCTGGTTCCGGAAGGCAGGCTATGGCTGATGGGGGACCACCGCTCCGTCTCCGCCGATTCCCGCAGCCTGCTCGGCGCCCCGGGCGGTGGCCTGGTGCCGCTGGACCGGGTGATCGGCCGGCCGGTCCAGATCCTTTGGCCGCTTGATAGATTTGCTCCTGTAGCACGGCCGCCCGCAACGGGGCCAACAACACAGAACGGACGGTAA
- the rimM gene encoding ribosome maturation factor RimM (Essential for efficient processing of 16S rRNA) produces MQLQVARIGKPHGIRGEVTVQVLTDAPEDRFVPGTTFVVEPAASGPLTVSSARWNKDILLLGFEEVADRNQAETLRGAKLFIETEELDEDDDDEGWYEHELVGLEARIGSRVVGKVTALNTMPVQDLLMVTTPGGEEILIPFVEQIVPEVNVEEGYILLTPPDGLFELNSDEAAALETEGRD; encoded by the coding sequence ATGCAGCTTCAGGTGGCGCGGATCGGCAAGCCGCACGGCATTCGCGGGGAAGTCACGGTCCAGGTGCTGACGGACGCCCCGGAGGACCGGTTTGTCCCCGGTACCACGTTCGTGGTTGAGCCTGCTGCGTCCGGTCCCCTCACTGTGAGCAGCGCCCGCTGGAACAAGGACATCCTGCTGCTCGGATTCGAGGAAGTGGCTGACCGCAACCAGGCTGAAACCCTTCGCGGCGCCAAGCTGTTCATCGAAACCGAGGAGCTTGACGAGGACGACGATGACGAGGGCTGGTACGAGCACGAACTGGTCGGCCTTGAGGCCAGGATCGGCTCCCGGGTGGTGGGCAAGGTGACGGCGCTGAACACCATGCCCGTCCAGGACCTGCTCATGGTCACCACCCCCGGCGGTGAAGAAATCCTCATCCCGTTCGTGGAACAAATCGTGCCGGAAGTCAACGTCGAGGAGGGCTACATCCTCCTCACCCCGCCGGACGGGCTCTTCGAACTGAACTCCGACGAAGCTGCTGCCCTCGAAACGGAAGGCAGGGACTAG
- a CDS encoding DUF2469 domain-containing protein → MSAEDLENYETDMELQLYREYRDVVGLFSYVVETERRFYLANHVDLQARSADGEVYFDLTLQDAWVWDVYRSARFVKSVRVLTFKDVNVEELPRNEELALPKDVDLGN, encoded by the coding sequence ATGAGTGCTGAAGATCTTGAGAACTATGAAACCGACATGGAGCTTCAGCTCTACCGTGAATACCGGGACGTCGTCGGCCTGTTCAGCTACGTTGTCGAGACCGAGCGCCGCTTTTACCTTGCCAACCACGTGGACCTCCAGGCCCGCAGCGCCGACGGCGAGGTCTACTTCGACCTGACCCTCCAGGACGCCTGGGTGTGGGACGTCTACCGTTCGGCCCGGTTCGTCAAAAGCGTCAGGGTCCTGACCTTCAAGGACGTCAACGTCGAGGAACTGCCCCGCAACGAGGAGCTGGCCCTGCCCAAGGATGTGGACCTGGGCAACTAG
- a CDS encoding YraN family protein, protein MKSKDLLGRHGEDLAAGFLEALGMLVVERNWRCAEGEIDIVALDGDALVIAEVKTRRSLDYGHPFEAVGPEKLARLHRLGAAWCRDRELRMPLRRVDVIAVVDDGGGEPVVEHLKGVG, encoded by the coding sequence ATGAAATCAAAAGACCTGTTGGGCAGGCACGGCGAGGACCTCGCCGCCGGCTTCCTTGAAGCTTTGGGCATGCTGGTGGTGGAGCGCAACTGGCGGTGCGCCGAGGGCGAGATTGACATCGTTGCCCTTGACGGCGATGCCCTGGTCATCGCCGAGGTAAAGACCCGCCGCTCCCTGGACTATGGCCACCCTTTCGAGGCAGTGGGCCCGGAAAAGCTGGCACGGCTGCACCGTTTGGGCGCTGCTTGGTGCCGGGACCGGGAACTGCGAATGCCGCTGCGCCGGGTGGACGTCATCGCCGTAGTGGACGACGGCGGCGGCGAACCTGTGGTGGAGCACCTCAAGGGGGTGGGGTGA